The stretch of DNA TCAGGGCAGTGTAATGGTGGATTCCTTCGGGGAGGAGTGGCTGCTGGGCAGTACTTTGCGCCATAATGAGGTGCAGACTGCCCTGGCCGGCACCGGCCAAACCGGGGTGCACCGGCTGGCCAGCGGTGAAAGGGTGTTGTATGCCGCTGTGCCCGTGCTCAGGAACAAGTCCATGGTAGGGGTGGTTATGCTGGTGGTAGGTTTGGAGGACGTTTACTCAGCACTGGTTGATATTCGTCGCCAAATGGCACTGGTTTCCCTGGTCAGCGGCGCATTTGCCGCTTTGCTGAGCCTGTGGCTGGCCGGGTTGCTTACCAAGCCGGTAAAAGAGTTAACCGGGGCGGTGCGCCAGGTGGCCGCAGGGCATCTGGTCCAGCATATTCCTGCCCGCAGTGGTGATGAGCTAGGGCAGCTGGCCGTTGCCTTTAACGAAATGAGCGGCCGGCTGGCCGAGGTTGACCGCTCCCGGCGCAGGTTTTTGGCCGATGCCTCGCACGAGTTGAAATCTCCCTTGAGCTCAGTTAAGGCGTTGGCCCAGTCTCTTTTGGATACCAATGAGCGGGACATTGCTGTTTACCGTGAATACTTGGCAGATATCAACAACGAAATGGATCGCTTGGCCCGTATTGTTGATCACATGCTGCAACTGACCAGGATGGAGGAAGGGGATACGCCGCTATCCCTGGAAAACAGGGCAATCGGTGATTTGTTTGAACATGTGATTGCTCTACTGCGCCCTCGGGCGGAAGAATGCGGCGTCAGATTACAAACAGCTATTGCACCGGAACTGAAATGGCCGGTTAATCCCGATTTGTTTACCGGCATTATACTTAATCTGGTGGACAACGCCATCAGACATACCCCCAGGGGCTGCAGGGTAACAATGGAGGCACGGGCGGAAAAGGAGAGCCTTGTTGTGCGGGTAGAGGACACCGGTGAGGGTATTCCGGCTGAAGATTTACCCCGCATCTTCGACCGCTTTTACCGGGTGGATAAGGCCCGTTCCCGGGCCACCGGGGGCACAGGGCTTGGGCTGGCCATCGTTCGCCAGGCTGTACACCTGCATGGGGGCAACATACATGTGACTAGTCGGCAGGGGGCGGGAACTGCCTTTAATCTGGTATTTCCTGTACCGGTAAAATAGGGCAAATATTTTTTAATTTGTGATTGATATCACAAGAGGACTTGTATATAATAAAAGCATTAGCAAAGCAGAAGTAACACTATAAAAAATGTTTGATATTCCCCACAAAATAAAGAAGGAGGTTGAAAGCAGTTACAAAATTGCTACTGAAACTTTCTGAAATAACAATAAAATAGGAGGTGAGAAAACCTGTTTCCTATAGTTTCACAGTTGTAATCAATCATAAATACTGCTAAAATAACAATGTAAACATTTCCATGTCGCAAAGACACGCTGTGAAAGTCGGGCATGGAACACTATCTATCCAGGTGGTGGGTAACACCTCCTTCCGGGCAGAACTAGCCTTTAGGGCTGGGCGACGAACGTAAAAGCACAAGTCACCCGGAACATAGGCGAAAGTCTATGACTTAGCAGTTGAATCCTGTGAAACTGCCCCTTGTTTAGTCGGCAGGGGAGAAAACTAAATATATTTGATTTGTTTAGTTTTCAGAAACCAGGTATACGATCAATGCCTGAAAAGAAAATGGTTAAAGATTTAATGCTTCCCGTAACTGAATACCCCAGAATATACGATACCGATAGTTTAAAGGATGCTATCATGGCCTTAAAGGAATTCATGGCCACCGGCAAGAAATATCGCTCGCTTTTGGTGTTCAGTAAAACTAAAAAGGTCAATAACGAAGAGCAACTGGTTGGCATATTGACGGTCAGGGATATACTAAATTGTATTAAGAATAATACTTTAAGTTATGACGGTCCGGAGTTATTTGGCATGTCCTGGGCCAGGTTTTATCATAAAGATCCGTTAAAGAAACCTTTGGTCACTAAGGTTGGCGATATGGTGCGCCCGCTAGTGCAGGCTTTTATTCAATCCGACCAGAATGTAACTGATGCCATACGTTTGATGATCACTAAAAACGTTAATATATTACCAGTGTTCAAGGGCCAAAGGGCGGTTGGTATCATCCGTGCGGTGGATTTGTTGGATTATATAGGGGATATGTGTGACTAATGAATTCACAACGTATTACGCGCATATACGTAATTTCGTTACCCGCACATAGTAGCGTTGGGAAATTCTTTGAGGGAAGGAAAATGAAAGAAATTAATATGCCGTCTTCTGTTTAAAAATTAGCAGTTGGCGGTTTTTTTATAGGCTTTTTTTCATAATAACACTGAAAAAAACGCAGCTGTGGTCAATTCGGTCTGTTGTTTTTAACCATGTGTTTTATCAAGAAACATATCTATGTAACAACTTTGTAATAATTTTTTAACAACTTTTTACACCAGTGAAACATTTCATAGTTATACTAACTTTAGCGCATGATGATAAACCACCAGAGCAGGTTATTAAAGAACTGTTTGTATTAAGGAGGTAGGGTAGTTCAAAAATAAAAAGAAACAAGAAAAACAAAAGTATCTAGAGAAGAACCAATTCTATAAAGGGAGGCATTGTTATGAGGAAAATAAGAAAAGTCTCTGGGTCCAGATTAATACTGTTCATGATGGTGGTGCTGGCACTATTAACTTTAACTCTGATGGGCTGCGGTCAAAACAAAGATAGCGTGTCCCAGGGTGGTAACCAAAATCCGGGCGCTGCCCAGGGTGATAATCAAACTGGTAGCGATGAGTCGGGACATAATGACGATATCAGCGCCAAGCCGGCACAAACTGAGCAAAAAGTCACCCTTTACTTTAGTGACGACCAGGCTATGCGTCTTGTGCCGGAAAAAAGGACGGTAACTAAAGGGGATGAAACACTGGAGGAAGTAATTCTTCGGGAGTTGATCAACGGGCCGAAAAAGGATAACCTAGTGCAAACCATTCCCGAGGGTACCAAACTTCTTTCCGTATCGGTTGTAAACGGGGTGGCTTATGTCAACTTTTCCAAAGAGTTCCAAACTAAACATTGGGGCGGTTCGTCCGGTGAAACCATGACTTTGTACTCAGTGGTTAATTCACTGGCCAAATTGCCGGGCATTGAAAAGGTGCAATTTTTGCTGGAGGGTGATAAAAAGGAAAGTATTTTGAATGGCAATATGGATACCACTGTACCGCTGGTACCGGATTATAGCCTGGGAGAATAAGCTGCCGTTAAGATTAATACTAACTGCTAGAAAATT from Desulfoscipio gibsoniae DSM 7213 encodes:
- a CDS encoding sensor histidine kinase, with amino-acid sequence MKALSQGRLTTRVKVWFNVLTRTSIRWKMAGTYFVLILLILASANLFLLRVLEQNYLGEKATNHLTNANIIATTGQDTLLRPDRNAYYMARDFGTRMGARVLVLDRQGSVMVDSFGEEWLLGSTLRHNEVQTALAGTGQTGVHRLASGERVLYAAVPVLRNKSMVGVVMLVVGLEDVYSALVDIRRQMALVSLVSGAFAALLSLWLAGLLTKPVKELTGAVRQVAAGHLVQHIPARSGDELGQLAVAFNEMSGRLAEVDRSRRRFLADASHELKSPLSSVKALAQSLLDTNERDIAVYREYLADINNEMDRLARIVDHMLQLTRMEEGDTPLSLENRAIGDLFEHVIALLRPRAEECGVRLQTAIAPELKWPVNPDLFTGIILNLVDNAIRHTPRGCRVTMEARAEKESLVVRVEDTGEGIPAEDLPRIFDRFYRVDKARSRATGGTGLGLAIVRQAVHLHGGNIHVTSRQGAGTAFNLVFPVPVK
- a CDS encoding GerMN domain-containing protein, with translation MRKIRKVSGSRLILFMMVVLALLTLTLMGCGQNKDSVSQGGNQNPGAAQGDNQTGSDESGHNDDISAKPAQTEQKVTLYFSDDQAMRLVPEKRTVTKGDETLEEVILRELINGPKKDNLVQTIPEGTKLLSVSVVNGVAYVNFSKEFQTKHWGGSSGETMTLYSVVNSLAKLPGIEKVQFLLEGDKKESILNGNMDTTVPLVPDYSLGE
- a CDS encoding CBS domain-containing protein, with product MPEKKMVKDLMLPVTEYPRIYDTDSLKDAIMALKEFMATGKKYRSLLVFSKTKKVNNEEQLVGILTVRDILNCIKNNTLSYDGPELFGMSWARFYHKDPLKKPLVTKVGDMVRPLVQAFIQSDQNVTDAIRLMITKNVNILPVFKGQRAVGIIRAVDLLDYIGDMCD